CCTTGTAGCCATTCGCCACCGTCTATGGTAATTACTTCTCCATTGATGTAAGCCGAGAAATCAGAAACCAAATAAGCCGCAAGGTTTGCCAACTCTTGATGTTCGCCTACTCTTCGTAGAGGAACTTTTTTTCTCATGTCAAACTTCTCAGCAAGATCTCCTGGTAGTAAGCGTTCCCATGCTCCTTTGGTAGGGAAAGGTCCTGGTGCTATCGCGTTAAATCTAATGCCATATTTTGCCCATTCCACAGCAAGGCTTCTTGTCATTGCCAATACACCTGCCTTTGCACAAGCCGAAGGTACTACATAGCCAGAGCCTGTCCAAGAATAAGTGGTAACAATATTAAGTACAGTTCCTTTTTGTTTTTCTTCAATCCAATGCTTGCCAATAGATAGAGTACAGTTTTTAGTTCCTTTTAATACAATATCAATAATGACATCAAAGGCGTTGGCAGATAACCTTTCGGTAGGCGAGATAAAGTTCCCCGCAGCATTATTTACTAAAATATCTATCTTTCCAAAAGTTTTTAGGACTTCCGTTTTCATTGCTTCTACTTCATCGTAATTTCTAACATCACAAGAGAGTGGCAATACTGTACCGCCAGTAGCTTTTTCTAGTTCTGTAGCTGTGTTTTTTAGTTTGTCTAAATCTCTAGAAGTAATGACCACTTTAGCCCCTAATTCTAAGAAATATTTTGACATGGCTTTTCCTAATCCGCTACCACCACCTGTTACAATGGCTACTTTATCTTTAAGAGCATTCTCTTTGAGCATAGAATCTGTATAGTTCATTTTGAATTAAATTTAGGTCTAAAGTTAAATAAAATCTTTTAGAGTAAAGGACAAAAAAAGCCGAAACAATTATGTTTCGACTTCTTTTGCCTTAAGCGGAGGATTAGTCTAGTATCCAAAGATTTCTTCCAAACTTAGCTTTTTAAGTTCGCCTAATTTCTTCATATCTTCTTCTTTAACCTTATCTTTAGATGCTACAATAGCATAGGTGTAAGGTTGGTTAGCAAGATAATTTTGATGGAAATTTTTTAAATCTGCAAAGTTGATTTTATCAACAGTTTGGTAGATAACTTTTCTAATATCCTCTTTTAATCCTAGTCTTTGAGTTTCCAAATAATTAAAGATGATACCGTCTTGTGTAATGCGTTCGGTTTCTATATCTTTTTTGGTTTGTCCTTTAGCTAGGTTAAGGTTTTCTGGAAGTTCTGGGAGCTTGTTAAGTAGCTCGTTCATAGAAGCGGTTGCCTCGTTGAACTTGTCTGACTGGCTACCTACATATCCTAATAAAGTGTACTTCTCTTCTTTTTTGCTTGGCTGAACATAGTAAGCAAAGGTGCTGTAAGCTAAAGCCTTACTCTCTCTAATGGTTTGGAATACAATGGCACCCATACCACCACCAAAG
This Riemerella anatipestifer DNA region includes the following protein-coding sequences:
- a CDS encoding SDR family oxidoreductase; amino-acid sequence: MNYTDSMLKENALKDKVAIVTGGGSGLGKAMSKYFLELGAKVVITSRDLDKLKNTATELEKATGGTVLPLSCDVRNYDEVEAMKTEVLKTFGKIDILVNNAAGNFISPTERLSANAFDVIIDIVLKGTKNCTLSIGKHWIEEKQKGTVLNIVTTYSWTGSGYVVPSACAKAGVLAMTRSLAVEWAKYGIRFNAIAPGPFPTKGAWERLLPGDLAEKFDMRKKVPLRRVGEHQELANLAAYLVSDFSAYINGEVITIDGGEWLQGAGEFNMLEQIPAEMWDALEMMIKAKKGS